One window from the genome of Castellaniella sp. MT123 encodes:
- a CDS encoding response regulator — MKDIPLTLYVVDDDEALRRSLLMLLFSQGVPVQSFGSGEEFLASVDMRRPGCVILDLRLGGISGLEVLDRLRHAHSPLVSLFLSGHGDIPTALEAVRLGAHDWVVKPDTQQLLEKLPAALAEARARSEALRRWGELTPREREVAHWVGLGQPNKEIARLLVPPCSPRSVETHRASIFDKLAVANDNELGRWLASHPWLA, encoded by the coding sequence ATGAAAGACATTCCGCTGACCCTGTATGTCGTGGACGATGACGAAGCGCTGCGTCGCTCTCTGCTGATGCTGCTGTTTTCCCAGGGGGTGCCGGTCCAGTCGTTTGGTTCCGGAGAGGAATTCCTGGCCTCGGTGGACATGCGCCGGCCAGGTTGCGTGATCCTGGATCTGCGACTGGGCGGGATCAGCGGGCTGGAAGTGCTGGATCGTCTGCGTCACGCGCACAGCCCACTGGTCAGCCTGTTCCTGTCCGGTCATGGCGATATTCCCACGGCGCTGGAGGCCGTGCGGCTGGGCGCTCATGACTGGGTGGTCAAACCCGATACTCAGCAGTTGCTGGAAAAATTGCCCGCTGCGTTGGCCGAAGCCCGCGCCCGCAGCGAGGCCCTACGGCGCTGGGGCGAACTGACACCACGCGAACGCGAGGTTGCCCATTGGGTCGGCCTGGGGCAGCCCAACAAGGAAATCGCCCGGCTGCTGGTTCCTCCGTGCAGCCCGCGCTCGGTTGAGACCCATCGCGCCAGTATCTTCGACAAGTTGGCGGTCGCCAATGACAATGAGTTGGGGCGCTGGCTGGCGTCTCACCCCTGGCTGGCCTGA
- a CDS encoding methyl-accepting chemotaxis protein, translating to MRKNLPVTPHEYDFPDHETLLSATDVKGRITYANAAFVRISGFEYGELLGKAHNIVRHPDVPPEAFQDLWDTLKLGRSWTAVLKNRRKNGDSYWVRANVTPVYHQSTLSGYVSVRTKPSRAEIEASERVFEDFRHQRQKVRFHHGLLFDTGWRRWRNVFRTVSLRQRLALTLSGLWGLWSLTIWQAGLTDQALLAASVAGLGLSGIAGLALERRLIHPLHAIQRQAIQAASGQAVDDWRLTRLDEVASIQKAVKQCSLNLRSFTDDVQNQLVGLRHASTEIAQGSQHLSIQTESAANRLNETAADMERLTGLVEDNTGHAQHAVGLAQASSESATRAAQVVREAAAQIEQMDAASKRIGDIVGVIDSIAFQTNILALNAAVEAARAGEQGRGFAVVAGEVRALAQRSASAAKEIGGLIQDVVHIAQGGVSRTREAAEAMRDVLTQNTQVSELIRRIHEAGSAQANDLQRIQQTFAQLGDLTQGNAAMAEQSSMAVLTMNAQTHNLSQAAEVFREKMTHTVEPARSRLTPPPTQLTLQASQG from the coding sequence ATGCGCAAGAACCTTCCCGTCACGCCGCACGAATACGATTTCCCCGATCACGAAACCTTGCTGTCGGCCACCGATGTCAAAGGGCGGATCACCTACGCCAATGCCGCTTTCGTGCGCATCAGCGGCTTCGAGTATGGCGAACTGCTGGGCAAGGCGCACAACATCGTGCGCCACCCTGACGTGCCGCCCGAGGCCTTTCAGGATCTATGGGACACGCTGAAACTGGGCAGATCCTGGACTGCGGTTCTGAAGAACCGCCGCAAAAACGGGGATTCCTACTGGGTCCGGGCCAACGTAACGCCCGTGTATCATCAAAGCACGCTCAGCGGTTATGTCTCGGTGCGCACCAAGCCCAGCCGGGCCGAAATCGAGGCCAGCGAACGCGTGTTTGAGGATTTCCGCCATCAGCGCCAAAAGGTCCGATTTCATCATGGGCTGCTGTTTGACACCGGCTGGCGGCGCTGGCGCAATGTCTTCCGGACCGTGTCCCTGCGCCAACGGCTGGCACTGACGCTCAGCGGGCTGTGGGGTCTCTGGTCCCTGACTATCTGGCAGGCGGGCCTGACGGATCAGGCACTCCTGGCCGCCAGTGTGGCCGGACTTGGCCTGAGCGGGATCGCCGGTCTTGCACTCGAACGCCGTCTGATCCACCCCTTGCACGCCATTCAGCGCCAGGCGATCCAGGCCGCCAGCGGCCAGGCAGTGGACGACTGGCGCCTGACCCGGCTGGACGAAGTAGCCTCGATCCAGAAGGCCGTGAAGCAATGCAGTCTGAACTTGAGGTCCTTCACTGATGACGTCCAGAACCAGCTGGTGGGGCTGCGCCACGCCTCGACGGAAATCGCCCAGGGCAGCCAGCACCTCAGCATCCAGACGGAGTCCGCCGCCAACCGCCTGAACGAAACGGCAGCCGACATGGAACGGCTGACCGGCCTGGTCGAAGACAATACCGGACACGCCCAACATGCCGTCGGACTTGCCCAGGCCTCCAGCGAATCCGCCACTCGCGCCGCGCAAGTCGTACGCGAGGCCGCTGCCCAAATCGAGCAGATGGACGCCGCCAGCAAACGCATCGGGGATATCGTCGGGGTCATCGACTCCATCGCATTCCAGACCAATATCCTGGCCCTCAATGCCGCCGTCGAGGCCGCCCGGGCCGGCGAGCAGGGCCGAGGCTTCGCGGTCGTGGCGGGAGAGGTCCGTGCCCTGGCACAGCGTAGCGCCAGCGCCGCCAAGGAAATCGGCGGTCTGATCCAGGATGTGGTGCACATCGCCCAGGGCGGAGTATCCCGGACGCGGGAAGCAGCCGAGGCCATGCGTGACGTCCTGACCCAGAATACCCAGGTCAGCGAACTGATCCGGCGCATCCACGAGGCGGGCTCCGCCCAGGCCAACGACCTGCAGCGCATCCAGCAGACCTTCGCACAGCTGGGCGACCTGACACAAGGCAATGCCGCGATGGCCGAGCAATCTTCCATGGCTGTGCTGACCATGAATGCCCAGACGCACAATCTGTCGCAGGCGGCGGAGGTCTTCCGCGAGAAGATGACGCACACCGTCGAACCCGCACGATCAAGGCTGACGCCCCCACCCACCCAGCTGACGCTTCAGGCCAGCCAGGGGTGA